Proteins encoded together in one Carya illinoinensis cultivar Pawnee chromosome 3, C.illinoinensisPawnee_v1, whole genome shotgun sequence window:
- the LOC122305114 gene encoding broad specificity amino-acid racemase RacX-like isoform X1, protein MKMSFHTLNCPGVLLGGVNKNKTQYRTRSNPSAAAQISSATKPTDESGKSLDSKRVLGSGMAIKRYQAPNSLLSQPNTVGIIGGVSVFSTLIFLEKLVRWSSKDGQECVPFVVCNDPGLSKELPVLTSFHSFTSRNSQIQFNHGPIVGNLQQKRVFLEQSGASCIVMPCHLSHAWYGEISKGCSLPFLHIGECVARELSKAKMKPLEAGSNVRIGVLATDATSVAAFYQEKLQTQGFEVVLPDQATMQHIVIPANEAWNRRDIEGARNLLRIAVQILLVRGVNTVVIASDEMQGLLPHDDPLLKKCIDPMDSLARSTIKWTKSIKKDQIE, encoded by the exons ATGAAAATGTCCTTCCACACGTTAAATTGCCCAGGAGTTCTTCTAGGTGGtgtaaataagaataaaacccAGTACAGAACAAGATCAAATCCATCCGCAGCTGCACAAATTTCTTCTGCCACCAAACCAACCGATGAAAGTGGTAAATCACTCGACTCCAAAAGGGTTTTGGGCTCGGGTATGGCTATAAAAAGATATCAGGCCCCAAATTCTCTGCTCAGCCAACCAAATACAGTTGGAATCATTGGAGGAGTATCTGTTTTTTCTACTCTAATTTTCTTGGAAAAGCTCGTCCGATGGAGTTCTAAAGATGGACAAGAATGTGTACCTTTCGTTGTCTGCAACGACCCAGGTTTAAGCAAAGAGCTTCCTGTTCTTACCTCATTTCATTCATTTACAAGCAGAAACTCTCAAATCCAATTCAATCATGGCCCAATAGTCGGAAATTTGCAGCAGAAAAGGGTGTTTCTTGAGCAGTCAGGAGCTTCTTGCATAGTCATGCCATGCCATCTGTCACATGCATGGTACGGTGAGATTTCCAAGGGATGTTCTTTGCCTTTCCTTCATATAGGTGAGTGTGTTGCCAGGGAGCTAAGCAAAGCAAAGATGAAGCCACTTGAAGCTGGGAGTAATGTTCGGATTGGGGTGCTTGCTACAGATGCAACTTCAGTCGCTGCTTTTTATCAGGAAAAACTGCAAACTCAG GGGTTTGAAGTGGTGTTGCCAGACCAAGCAACAATGCAGCACATTGTCATTCCTGCAAATGAGGCATGGAACAGAAGGGACATTGAAGGAGCAAGGAATCTCTTAAGAATTGCTGTCCAAATTCTCTTAGTCAGGGGTGTGAACACTGTTGTCATTGCTTCAGATGAAATGCAGGGTCTTCTCCCTCACGATGATCCTCTTCTCAAGAAATGTATTGACCCCATGGATTCTTTAGCCAGATCAACTATAAAATGGACGAAATCAATCAAAAAAGATCAAATTGAATAA
- the LOC122305114 gene encoding uncharacterized protein LOC122305114 isoform X2, translated as MKMSFHTLNCPGVLLGGVNKNKTQYRTRSNPSAAAQISSATKPTDESGKSLDSKRVLGSGMAIKRYQAPNSLLSQPNTVGIIGGVSVFSTLIFLEKLVRWSSKDGQECVPFVVCNDPGLSKELPVLTSFHSFTSRNSQIQFNHGPIVGNLQQKRVFLEQSGASCIVMPCHLSHAWYGEISKGCSLPFLHIGECVARELSKAKMKPLEAGSNVRIGVLATDATSVAAFYQEKLQTQLDQTQRIFFGSRETLVRYPSTAKSGGLSLLCETSLTLCPHPLGSM; from the exons ATGAAAATGTCCTTCCACACGTTAAATTGCCCAGGAGTTCTTCTAGGTGGtgtaaataagaataaaacccAGTACAGAACAAGATCAAATCCATCCGCAGCTGCACAAATTTCTTCTGCCACCAAACCAACCGATGAAAGTGGTAAATCACTCGACTCCAAAAGGGTTTTGGGCTCGGGTATGGCTATAAAAAGATATCAGGCCCCAAATTCTCTGCTCAGCCAACCAAATACAGTTGGAATCATTGGAGGAGTATCTGTTTTTTCTACTCTAATTTTCTTGGAAAAGCTCGTCCGATGGAGTTCTAAAGATGGACAAGAATGTGTACCTTTCGTTGTCTGCAACGACCCAGGTTTAAGCAAAGAGCTTCCTGTTCTTACCTCATTTCATTCATTTACAAGCAGAAACTCTCAAATCCAATTCAATCATGGCCCAATAGTCGGAAATTTGCAGCAGAAAAGGGTGTTTCTTGAGCAGTCAGGAGCTTCTTGCATAGTCATGCCATGCCATCTGTCACATGCATGGTACGGTGAGATTTCCAAGGGATGTTCTTTGCCTTTCCTTCATATAGGTGAGTGTGTTGCCAGGGAGCTAAGCAAAGCAAAGATGAAGCCACTTGAAGCTGGGAGTAATGTTCGGATTGGGGTGCTTGCTACAGATGCAACTTCAGTCGCTGCTTTTTATCAGGAAAAACTGCAAACTCAG CTGGATCAAACCCAACGGATCTTCTTTGGGTCCCGAGAGACACTGGTTCGTTATCCTTCCACCGCCAAGAGCGGGGGGTTGTCGCTGCTCTGTGAAACCAGCCTGACGCTTTGCCCCCATCCTCTAGGAAGCATGTGA